Proteins from a genomic interval of Zingiber officinale cultivar Zhangliang chromosome 1B, Zo_v1.1, whole genome shotgun sequence:
- the LOC122039209 gene encoding sufE-like protein 2, chloroplastic gives MEATADARWFRAASRSCAPRRQRRRLPADFVRCVHAARPFPAGVDRARHRLGRLANEFRSLPEPLDRVKRLLDYASELPAFPEAGRVPANAVSGCTARVWLAVAADDGEQGRTRMRFAADSDSEIAKGFCSCIVTVLDGALPEEVLEMTTEDFGALEVMGSPARAVNSRVNTWNNVLISMQKRTRELMAAREEKEEQQEGGRFLCGTWRRSSSDRGASLPRIPDKS, from the coding sequence ATGGAAGCAACCGCCGACGCGAGGTGGTTTCGCGCGGCCTCTCGCTCATGCGCCCCCCGGCGCCAGAGGCGGCGACTCCCGGCGGACTTCGTGCGCTGCGTCCACGCGGCCAGACCTTTTCCAGCCGGCGTCGACCGCGCCCGCCACCGCCTTGGCCGCCTCGCCAACGAGTTCCGCTCCCTGCCGGAGCCGCTGGACCGCGTGAAGCGCCTGCTCGACTACGCCTCGGAGCTGCCGGCGTTCCCGGAGGCCGGCCGCGTGCCGGCCAACGCCGTGTCGGGCTGCACAGCGAGGGTGTGGCTGGCGGTGGCGGCGGACGACGGCGAGCAGGGGCGCACCCGCATGCGGTTCGCGGCGGACTCGGACTCGGAGATCGCCAAGGGGTTCTGCTCCTGCATCGTGACCGTCCTCGACGGGGCGCTGCCGGAGGAGGTGCTGGAGATGACGACGGAGGACTTTGGTGCGCTGGAGGTGATGGGGTCGCCGGCGAGGGCGGTGAATTCGAGGGTCAACACCTGGAACAACGTGCTCATAAGCATGCAGAAGAGGACCAGAGAATTGATGGCGGCGAGGGAGGAAAaggaggagcagcaggagggagGGCGATTCTTATGCGGGACGTGGCGGCGGAGCAGTAGCGACAGAGGAGCTTCGCTTCCCAGGATACCGGATAAATCTTAG